From the genome of Eisenibacter elegans DSM 3317:
TCCGCTGATACGGTGATTGTGGACAGCATACTTTCTAAATTCTTCTCTGTTTAGCATAAAAAGGGGAGTTTTGGGGGAGTAATAATCTACAAACGGCAAAAGCGTGTCAATGTTTGGCTTTTGCAACATATCGAATATTTTTCAAAATCCATACCCAAGCGCTAAAAATGTTGGAATGTGCCAAAGTGGCAGATATATCAATAAAAAAGCACGCCAAACAGGCGTGCTTTCTGGAAGGTATATATAGGCGGACTTTGTCCCAAGGTTGGTATTAAGCCTGCGTGGTTTTGGCTTGCTCGTTCTCAGTTTTGAGCAACTCCTCAAACTCATCAATAGTCAACGCTACTGTTTCGAGCTGTAGGCTTGGTTTGAGCTTGTTGACAATGGCCACAGTGAGTTCGTCGTTGAACAGGCGCTGGTAGTTGGCATTATTGTCGCGGGTGAGGTAGTTTTGCAAAAACTGTGTGGCATATTCACCCAAGACAGAAAGGTCGTTGATACCAAATTGCTGCTGGATTTCCTCTACGGCGCGCTTCATAACTGCGTCGGGAGCTACTTCTGCTTCGTGCTCTTTTTGTAGCTTTTCCGTGATTCTATCCCATCGAATCATACGGCTGTATTGTTGCAAGCCGTCTTCTTCGATAAACTTGGTGTATTCTTCGGCTGCCATACGTTCTTGCATGTACTCCTTTACGTATTCCTCGGGGAAGTCAATGTTTACACTGTTGAGGAGCGCTTCACGGAAATCAGCCACTAGCTTACGGTCTGCGGTAGAGGCATAGTTGGCGCGGATGGTTTCCATAATCTTGGCACGGAAAGCCTCTTCCGTTTCGATTGGGTTTTCTTCTTGAGAGAAAACTTTGCTGTAAAGCTCCAAACCTAAGGGTGCCGGTGTATGGCGGTGTATGCGCGTGGTTGCAAACTTGAAGGGGCCGTTTTCGTACAGTTCTTCAAGTTTAGCAGCATCTCTTAAGCAGTATTTTGCGAGTTCTTCTCGGCTACCAAACAGGGTATCGAGGTCTTCGATGGTTACTACTGCGCTGTTGTTTATCCCTACAAAAAGTGCTTTGCCAGCGTCCGTCATTTTGTCTAGGGGGAGGCGCAAGAATACGGATACGGAAGGTTGGAAGTCTTCCTTTTCTGTTTCGTCAATGGTATTGCCATTTTCGGCTTCCTTAGCTACATAAGCAGCAAACTCGGCTTCGTGGGCGGTGATGCTGTAGAGTTCTCCCATCACGGCATCTGTTGCTTCGGCAGTTTCGGGCTCGGTAGTCTCCCCAAATTGCTGCTGTAGTTGCTCAATGGTTTCGTCGATAGTCTTATCAAGTGGGGAGATGTCATATAGCTTTAGCTTGAGGCTGTTGAGGTCATAAGTGAAATCCCCTGTAAAGCCTAGCTTGA
Proteins encoded in this window:
- a CDS encoding trigger factor, yielding MDITLEKNSNTTGLIKVTINERDYQPGVEKKLKEYSKRAQIKGFRPGKVPVGLMRKMYGIDALVEEVNQLVGKGIDEYLEAQQIRPIFTPELATEEDVDWQNQKAFEFTFKLGFTGDFTYDLNSLKLKLYDISPLDKTIDETIEQLQQQFGETTEPETAEATDAVMGELYSITAHEAEFAAYVAKEAENGNTIDETEKEDFQPSVSVFLRLPLDKMTDAGKALFVGINNSAVVTIEDLDTLFGSREELAKYCLRDAAKLEELYENGPFKFATTRIHRHTPAPLGLELYSKVFSQEENPIETEEAFRAKIMETIRANYASTADRKLVADFREALLNSVNIDFPEEYVKEYMQERMAAEEYTKFIEEDGLQQYSRMIRWDRITEKLQKEHEAEVAPDAVMKRAVEEIQQQFGINDLSVLGEYATQFLQNYLTRDNNANYQRLFNDELTVAIVNKLKPSLQLETVALTIDEFEELLKTENEQAKTTQA